In Ferribacterium limneticum, a genomic segment contains:
- a CDS encoding AAA family ATPase, translated as MASADQLKALIKSHISRDDGHFFSVAMQVAAHEAKLGHGKFAEELRDLIDAAKTRLSQDSSGKLVPIAGALNNAAKPRGELANLLSVTHPSSRMVDMVLDDSVAAQLARIVKEQRMLSKIKEYGLSPRRKLLLVGPPGTGKTMTASVLAGELGIPLFLVRLDSLITKFMGETAVKLRQVFDAIADIRGVYFFDEFDAIGSQRASGNDVGEIRRVLNSFLQMIENDQSNSLIVAATNHPEILDNALFRRFDDVVEYRLPTQEQALDLIRSRLGGFSPKPFKKAGLAERTQGLSYAEICRAVDESIKDAIMHDLAKVQPAQLEQSLDERRSISAKLAKNNKQPNGDGGTHPR; from the coding sequence ATGGCCAGTGCAGATCAACTCAAAGCCCTCATCAAGTCACACATCAGTCGTGATGACGGGCACTTTTTTTCCGTCGCTATGCAGGTTGCGGCGCACGAAGCCAAGCTCGGCCACGGAAAATTCGCAGAAGAGTTACGGGACCTGATAGACGCCGCCAAAACGCGTTTGAGCCAAGACTCTTCCGGCAAGCTCGTCCCCATCGCTGGCGCACTCAACAATGCCGCCAAACCTCGCGGCGAATTGGCAAACCTATTGAGTGTGACTCACCCATCAAGTCGAATGGTGGATATGGTTTTGGATGACTCCGTAGCCGCTCAGTTGGCCAGGATCGTCAAAGAACAGCGGATGCTCTCCAAGATTAAAGAGTACGGGCTTTCCCCCCGCAGGAAGCTACTGCTGGTTGGTCCTCCGGGAACTGGGAAAACCATGACCGCGTCGGTATTGGCAGGAGAATTGGGCATTCCTCTGTTTCTGGTTCGGCTGGACTCACTGATCACGAAATTTATGGGTGAAACCGCTGTCAAGCTGCGACAGGTTTTTGATGCCATTGCAGACATTCGCGGCGTTTATTTCTTCGATGAGTTCGACGCCATCGGTTCACAACGGGCAAGCGGGAACGACGTAGGGGAAATTCGACGTGTCCTGAACAGCTTCCTTCAGATGATTGAAAACGATCAGTCAAACAGCCTGATCGTCGCTGCCACAAACCACCCTGAAATTCTTGATAACGCCCTTTTCAGACGTTTTGACGACGTAGTCGAATACCGCTTACCCACACAAGAGCAAGCCCTCGATCTGATCCGGTCGAGGTTAGGGGGATTTTCACCAAAGCCTTTCAAAAAAGCTGGGCTTGCCGAGCGTACTCAGGGGTTGAGCTACGCCGAAATTTGTCGTGCCGTAGATGAATCAATTAAAGACGCCATCATGCACGACCTTGCCAAGGTTCAACCCGCTCAATTAGAGCAATCTTTGGATGAGCGCCGCTCTATCAGTGCAAAGCTAGCCAAAAATAATAAGCAACCGAACGGCGATGGCGGAACACACCCAAGATAA
- a CDS encoding c-type cytochrome, with protein MNFLLTGRRLAQLSVMACATAYGQERPGAEIYQGVCIICHGMGKHDAPQFGNAVHWQARAARGLDDLVPAAMNGTGRMPRMGANPALSDLELARAVIYMLNEAGGRFGEPTLADLKKWRETAEDRRKRR; from the coding sequence ATGAATTTTCTTTTGACCGGGCGCCGGCTAGCCCAGTTGTCGGTCATGGCCTGCGCCACGGCGTATGGGCAGGAACGCCCCGGAGCCGAAATCTATCAAGGCGTTTGCATCATCTGCCATGGGATGGGCAAGCACGATGCGCCGCAGTTCGGGAATGCGGTGCATTGGCAAGCACGTGCGGCGCGCGGGCTGGACGATCTGGTACCCGCGGCCATGAACGGGACGGGCAGAATGCCCAGAATGGGCGCCAACCCGGCGCTCAGCGATTTAGAGTTGGCGCGGGCGGTGATTTACATGCTCAACGAGGCTGGTGGCCGGTTTGGCGAGCCGACATTGGCAGATCTGAAAAAGTGGCGAGAAACCGCTGAGGATCGGCGAAAGCGACGCTAA
- a CDS encoding dienelactone hydrolase family protein → MPRQTAKDFHPEVLNLFDQFVHGLIPRREFLKSAGKYAVAGLTAEGLLNALTPRFAEAQQVKPSDARIKGTYVEYPSPQGYGTLRGYLVQPAQARGKLPVVLVVHENRGLNPHIEDIARRLALDNFIAFAPDGLFPLGGYPGDEDKARELFPKLEQAKSREDFVAAVGHLKKLPEGNGKVGVVGFCYGGSIANVLATKIPELGAAVPFYGAQPAAEDAAKIKAPLLIHYAGEDTRINAGWPKYEEALKAAGVKYEAHIYPGVQHGFNNDTTPRFDEAAAKLAWQRTVAFFNTHLRG, encoded by the coding sequence ATGCCTCGCCAGACTGCCAAGGATTTCCACCCCGAAGTCCTCAATCTTTTCGATCAATTCGTGCACGGCCTCATTCCCCGCCGTGAATTCCTCAAGTCGGCTGGCAAATATGCCGTCGCCGGCCTCACTGCCGAAGGCCTGCTCAATGCCCTGACTCCGCGTTTCGCCGAGGCGCAACAGGTCAAGCCGAGCGATGCCCGGATCAAGGGAACCTACGTCGAGTACCCGTCGCCGCAAGGTTACGGCACGCTACGTGGTTATCTGGTGCAGCCGGCGCAGGCCAGGGGCAAGCTGCCGGTTGTCCTCGTCGTGCATGAAAACCGTGGTCTCAATCCACACATCGAGGACATCGCCCGCCGCCTGGCGCTCGACAACTTCATCGCCTTCGCGCCGGACGGCCTGTTCCCGCTCGGCGGCTATCCCGGTGACGAAGACAAGGCCCGCGAATTGTTCCCGAAACTGGAGCAGGCCAAGTCCCGTGAGGATTTCGTCGCGGCGGTCGGGCACCTCAAGAAGCTGCCCGAAGGCAACGGCAAGGTGGGTGTCGTCGGCTTCTGTTACGGCGGCAGCATCGCCAACGTGCTGGCTACCAAGATCCCCGAACTCGGCGCTGCCGTGCCGTTCTACGGCGCCCAGCCAGCCGCCGAGGATGCCGCGAAAATCAAGGCGCCGCTGCTCATCCACTACGCCGGTGAAGACACCCGTATCAATGCCGGCTGGCCGAAATACGAAGAGGCGTTGAAGGCTGCCGGGGTCAAGTACGAAGCGCACATATACCCGGGCGTCCAGCACGGCTTCAACAACGACACCACGCCACGCTTCGACGAGGCGGCGGCCAAACTGGCCTGGCAGCGGACCGTCGCGTTTTTCAATACACACCTGCGCGGCTAG
- a CDS encoding S1 family peptidase produces the protein MKSIVMLLLSLLSGSVVADNPYAVESAIYKVVVPVGNSTYLGTGVLLSPDKILTNCHIVQGKGGWPKVMQRKTGDWFGVTKYYQLGKLDACILVGGFEGRPVALSANIVEGENIWLYGYPSEIPVIGQGAVLGYADGGKTLRLGAFCSGGSSGGPVLNAHGELIGLNFAVYRHQNSCLAIPVSELRQYL, from the coding sequence ATGAAATCCATCGTCATGTTATTGCTCTCGCTGTTGTCGGGTTCTGTCGTCGCCGATAATCCTTACGCGGTCGAATCTGCAATTTATAAGGTTGTTGTTCCGGTCGGCAATTCAACCTATCTCGGTACTGGCGTGCTGTTGTCACCCGACAAGATTTTGACGAATTGTCATATTGTCCAGGGTAAGGGAGGATGGCCGAAGGTAATGCAGCGCAAAACAGGTGATTGGTTCGGTGTGACAAAGTACTACCAGCTCGGAAAACTTGACGCCTGTATTCTCGTCGGGGGTTTCGAAGGTCGGCCGGTTGCGCTCAGTGCGAATATCGTAGAAGGGGAAAACATCTGGTTGTATGGCTACCCGTCGGAAATTCCGGTGATAGGTCAAGGGGCCGTCCTTGGGTATGCCGATGGTGGTAAAACCTTGAGGCTCGGGGCTTTTTGCTCGGGTGGCTCGTCGGGGGGACCGGTATTGAATGCTCATGGCGAGTTAATTGGCCTTAATTTTGCGGTGTATCGCCACCAAAATTCCTGTCTCGCTATACCGGTTAGCGAACTGAGGCAGTATCTCTAA
- a CDS encoding S8 family peptidase yields the protein MAEHTQDKRPHLVPANTATPQAFTAPSSGGGGAAEPPQLNRAQHGAALRAQLQALKPAAEEVIEAQRGQELEGGLGLQIQFVGIQDVALAFESLGSERGNDAQKKIEVLSVATADGVTHANVFVPDGKLAHFEQYVEDYLAERKKANGDANDHHALLNTISSIRRAEIRALWTDDLELFPEDVTEEFWWEVWLPIRGDRNAVVGDFRKLAGLVLCPISDHQINFPERTVVLMFANRQRLSNSVLLLNSVAELRRAKETASFFDGMSPVEQLEWVEEALGRLTAPPDDESVPRVCLLDSGVNRGHPLLTPFLSDSDLHTVDPAWGVDDTANHGSGLAGLAALGDLSDILETDAPIVVAHRLESVKLTPAQGTNDGDSKHHGYLFAEAVGRPEISAPTRQRVFTSAVTSNDSRDRGRPSAWSSTVDRLASDYDGNGQFPRLFVLCAGNTEDEQSWSTYPASLSTSGIRDPGQSWNALTVGAYTGKVDISEDDAHGLAAVAPDGGLSPYTRTSASWQPAWPLKPDVVFEGGNVGKDGLGSVGITSLQLLTTNHRPLERLFTTTNATSAASALGARMAGQLMAAYPVFRPETIRGLIVHSAEWTDAMRSTYLPAGWPGTKTDYVKLIRHCGWGVPNLDRALWSAGNSLTLIVEDSVNPYKKVTGKGILSRDMNLHSLPWPKEELQSLPPETKVELRITLSYFVEPNPSARGTSSKFHYPSHRLRFDVQRPLDATTEDFVARINAAAECEDDGDPVDPKDPDWILGDRQRHRGSLHQDVWRGTAAELANRGFIAVYPAKGWWRTRPALERYNLPARYSLIVSIRTPATTVDLYTPIAAKIAAQTAIPVMIDG from the coding sequence ATGGCGGAACACACCCAAGATAAACGGCCTCACCTTGTACCGGCCAATACAGCGACCCCTCAGGCCTTTACAGCACCATCTAGCGGTGGTGGCGGTGCAGCTGAACCTCCGCAGCTGAATCGTGCTCAGCATGGCGCAGCACTCAGAGCGCAACTTCAGGCCCTAAAACCAGCCGCGGAAGAGGTTATCGAAGCCCAGCGGGGACAGGAGCTTGAAGGGGGCTTAGGGCTACAGATACAGTTTGTTGGTATTCAGGATGTTGCTCTCGCTTTTGAAAGCCTGGGCAGTGAACGTGGGAATGACGCTCAGAAAAAAATCGAGGTCTTGAGCGTTGCGACTGCTGATGGAGTTACCCACGCGAACGTTTTTGTCCCAGATGGGAAACTGGCGCATTTCGAGCAGTATGTCGAAGATTATCTAGCCGAGCGTAAGAAAGCCAATGGCGATGCCAACGACCACCATGCACTTCTGAATACCATCTCATCAATTCGTCGCGCTGAAATCCGTGCGCTGTGGACTGACGATCTAGAATTATTTCCAGAAGATGTGACCGAGGAATTTTGGTGGGAAGTCTGGCTTCCTATCAGAGGAGATCGCAATGCTGTGGTTGGTGACTTCCGCAAATTGGCCGGACTTGTCCTGTGCCCGATCAGCGACCACCAAATCAACTTCCCTGAACGCACTGTCGTCCTCATGTTTGCTAATCGGCAACGCCTTTCAAATTCAGTTTTGTTGCTGAATAGCGTTGCAGAACTCCGGCGGGCTAAAGAAACTGCCTCCTTTTTCGATGGTATGTCCCCTGTTGAGCAGTTGGAATGGGTAGAAGAAGCACTTGGCCGGTTAACTGCACCTCCAGATGATGAGTCGGTACCCCGTGTTTGCCTGTTGGATTCCGGCGTCAATCGCGGTCACCCGCTATTGACGCCGTTTCTATCCGATAGCGATTTGCATACAGTAGATCCTGCTTGGGGTGTAGATGACACAGCGAATCATGGTTCTGGTCTAGCTGGCCTCGCTGCACTAGGCGACCTCTCCGATATCCTAGAGACTGATGCTCCGATAGTGGTTGCGCATCGGCTAGAGTCAGTAAAACTGACACCAGCACAAGGCACGAATGATGGTGACTCGAAACACCATGGTTACCTCTTTGCTGAAGCAGTTGGCCGCCCTGAAATCTCTGCCCCGACACGCCAACGTGTTTTTACGTCTGCTGTGACATCAAACGATTCCAGAGATCGAGGGCGCCCCTCAGCGTGGTCATCTACTGTTGATCGGCTTGCTTCCGATTACGACGGCAACGGTCAGTTTCCGAGACTATTCGTATTGTGTGCAGGCAACACAGAAGACGAGCAATCATGGAGCACTTATCCTGCAAGCCTCAGTACGAGTGGCATACGAGACCCCGGTCAATCCTGGAATGCACTTACAGTGGGGGCGTATACAGGCAAGGTCGATATCAGCGAAGATGACGCACACGGGCTAGCCGCTGTTGCACCAGATGGTGGGTTAAGTCCGTACACCCGCACATCGGCAAGCTGGCAGCCTGCTTGGCCTTTGAAACCTGATGTCGTCTTTGAAGGCGGGAATGTCGGCAAGGATGGTTTAGGTTCTGTTGGTATTACTAGCCTCCAACTGCTGACTACGAATCATCGACCGCTCGAAAGGCTTTTCACAACGACGAATGCTACCAGTGCGGCCTCAGCCCTCGGAGCCCGCATGGCCGGTCAACTAATGGCTGCCTATCCGGTATTTCGCCCGGAAACCATACGCGGCTTAATTGTCCATTCTGCTGAATGGACCGACGCGATGCGTTCTACTTACTTGCCAGCCGGCTGGCCGGGTACCAAAACTGATTACGTTAAATTGATCCGTCACTGCGGCTGGGGCGTACCGAATCTTGATCGGGCTTTGTGGAGTGCGGGAAATTCCTTGACCCTGATTGTCGAAGATTCGGTGAATCCGTACAAAAAGGTTACGGGCAAGGGCATTCTTAGTCGCGATATGAATCTGCATTCGCTTCCTTGGCCCAAAGAGGAACTGCAGTCCCTACCCCCTGAAACCAAAGTTGAACTGCGTATTACTTTGTCCTACTTCGTTGAGCCAAACCCATCAGCGCGAGGCACATCTTCAAAATTTCACTACCCGTCACATCGCCTGAGATTCGACGTGCAACGACCTTTGGACGCGACTACGGAGGACTTCGTTGCACGTATTAATGCTGCCGCTGAATGTGAAGATGACGGTGATCCGGTAGACCCCAAGGACCCTGACTGGATTTTGGGTGATCGCCAGCGGCATCGTGGATCGCTTCACCAAGACGTTTGGCGCGGTACTGCTGCTGAGTTAGCTAACCGAGGTTTTATTGCTGTGTATCCGGCCAAAGGCTGGTGGCGAACTCGCCCTGCATTGGAGCGCTACAACTTGCCGGCACGCTATAGCCTTATAGTTTCCATTCGTACTCCTGCAACAACAGTAGATCTTTATACCCCCATTGCCGCCAAAATCGCCGCTCAAACTGCCATCCCAGTAATGATTGATGGCTAG
- a CDS encoding efflux transporter outer membrane subunit yields MTHFIFRPFFRLTVASSFFLSGCALGPDFIRPKVETPAAFREAPKNWKIAEPRDLEAQTAWWTIFGDPQLDKLAQDATASNQTIQAAEASYRQALAVIGSSRAALFPNLGSSVSSSRGQSASTNGTAAGARTTDRIGLSSLWELDIWGRLRRTLEASTSTAEASAGDLAAARLSVQATLVQSYMQLRINDAQQSLLERTLTIYRRSHEITRNRYEAGVASQADVAQAETQLLSTEAQLVDLGIQRAQLEHAIAALTGKLPSDLRLARSDLVPSLPDVPLALPSTLLERRPDIAAAERRVAAANAQIGVAQAAFFPSLTLSASGGYQNSSFADILSAPYRFWSVGPALALTLFDAGARSAAKEQAIAGYDRSVATYRQTVLTAFQEVEDNLAALRILAAEKEIQKNATRAANEFQTLTNNQYLAGTVSFLNVATAQAAALNAERSRLDILNRQLVATVGLVKALGGEPLK; encoded by the coding sequence ATGACTCATTTCATTTTTCGCCCTTTTTTCCGGTTGACCGTGGCAAGCAGCTTTTTCCTGAGCGGCTGCGCCCTCGGCCCCGATTTCATCCGCCCCAAGGTGGAAACCCCGGCCGCTTTCCGCGAAGCACCGAAGAACTGGAAAATCGCCGAACCGCGCGATCTCGAAGCCCAGACCGCGTGGTGGACAATTTTCGGCGATCCGCAACTCGACAAGCTGGCCCAGGACGCAACGGCGTCCAACCAGACCATTCAGGCCGCCGAAGCCAGCTACAGGCAGGCTCTGGCCGTCATCGGCAGTTCGCGCGCCGCGCTGTTTCCCAACCTCGGCAGCAGCGTTTCGAGCAGTCGTGGCCAGAGCGCCAGCACCAACGGCACTGCTGCCGGCGCCCGCACCACGGATCGCATCGGCCTGAGCAGCCTGTGGGAACTGGACATCTGGGGCCGTCTGCGCCGCACCCTGGAAGCCAGCACGAGCACCGCCGAGGCGAGCGCCGGCGATCTCGCCGCCGCCCGCCTCAGCGTCCAGGCCACGCTGGTCCAGAGCTATATGCAACTGCGCATCAACGATGCCCAGCAAAGCCTGCTCGAACGCACGCTAACCATCTACCGCCGCTCGCACGAAATCACCCGCAACCGCTACGAGGCCGGCGTCGCCAGCCAGGCCGATGTGGCGCAGGCGGAAACCCAGTTGCTGAGCACCGAAGCCCAGCTCGTCGACCTTGGCATCCAGCGGGCGCAACTCGAACACGCCATCGCCGCGCTGACTGGAAAGCTGCCGAGCGACCTGCGGCTGGCCCGCAGCGATCTCGTACCGAGCCTGCCCGATGTTCCGCTCGCCCTTCCCTCAACGCTACTCGAACGCCGTCCCGACATCGCTGCAGCCGAACGCCGGGTCGCCGCCGCCAACGCCCAGATCGGCGTCGCCCAGGCCGCCTTCTTCCCGAGCCTGACGCTCAGCGCCAGCGGCGGCTACCAGAACAGCAGCTTCGCCGACATTCTGAGCGCCCCCTACCGTTTCTGGTCGGTCGGCCCCGCTCTCGCCCTGACCCTGTTCGACGCCGGCGCCCGCTCGGCCGCCAAGGAACAGGCCATCGCCGGCTACGACCGCAGCGTCGCCACCTACCGGCAAACCGTGCTGACCGCCTTCCAGGAAGTCGAAGACAACCTCGCTGCGCTGCGCATCCTGGCCGCCGAAAAGGAAATCCAGAAAAACGCCACGCGCGCTGCCAACGAGTTCCAAACCCTGACCAACAACCAGTACCTGGCCGGCACGGTCAGCTTCCTCAACGTCGCCACCGCCCAGGCCGCCGCGCTCAACGCCGAACGCAGCAGGCTCGACATCCTGAACCGCCAGCTCGTCGCCACCGTCGGCCTGGTCAAGGCACTCGGCGGCGAACCATTGAAATAG
- a CDS encoding c-type cytochrome, with protein MKFGISSLLAALLLSCSAGAFAQQAGAKPEQQIKWRQSVYQVLGWNSGRIKANVDGQYNKDEVVRAANAIAALANSGIGSLFGPGTETGKGWKETATKPEFFKNPQKVGELAGNFNREANELAKVAATGDAAAVKAQFGNLGKACKACHDDFKAKD; from the coding sequence ATGAAGTTCGGTATCAGTTCGCTGCTCGCAGCCTTGTTGTTGTCCTGTTCCGCCGGTGCCTTTGCCCAGCAAGCCGGTGCCAAGCCCGAGCAGCAGATCAAGTGGCGCCAGTCGGTTTACCAGGTGCTGGGCTGGAACAGCGGCCGCATCAAGGCCAATGTCGATGGCCAGTACAACAAGGACGAGGTTGTTCGTGCTGCCAACGCCATCGCGGCACTGGCCAACAGCGGCATCGGCAGCCTGTTCGGGCCGGGCACCGAAACCGGCAAGGGCTGGAAGGAGACGGCAACCAAGCCGGAATTCTTCAAGAACCCTCAAAAGGTCGGCGAGCTGGCTGGCAATTTCAATCGGGAAGCCAACGAACTGGCCAAGGTCGCCGCTACCGGCGATGCCGCCGCGGTCAAGGCGCAGTTCGGTAACCTGGGCAAGGCCTGCAAGGCCTGTCACGACGATTTCAAGGCCAAGGACTAA
- a CDS encoding DUF6152 family protein translates to MKKQLAILAVLAGGVFAGGTAVQAHHAFAAEFDGAAPVEVKGNVTKGQWVNPHSWLYVDVKNPDGTVTNWGFEFGSPYALQQRGLDKSVLQPGVEVTVSGFRSKSGKPYAYAVTIKTADGKVFKTGGAQDAPGA, encoded by the coding sequence ATGAAAAAACAACTCGCCATTCTTGCTGTGCTCGCCGGTGGTGTCTTTGCCGGAGGCACTGCCGTTCAGGCTCATCACGCCTTCGCTGCAGAGTTCGACGGCGCCGCGCCGGTTGAGGTCAAGGGCAATGTGACCAAGGGGCAGTGGGTCAATCCGCATAGCTGGCTGTACGTCGACGTCAAGAATCCCGATGGCACGGTGACCAACTGGGGCTTCGAATTCGGTTCGCCGTATGCGCTGCAACAACGTGGTCTCGACAAGAGCGTCCTGCAACCGGGCGTTGAAGTCACCGTCAGCGGTTTCCGTTCGAAGAGCGGCAAACCCTATGCCTATGCCGTGACGATCAAGACGGCTGACGGCAAGGTCTTCAAGACGGGTGGTGCTCAGGACGCGCCGGGTGCTTGA
- a CDS encoding alpha/beta hydrolase — MRGQIRMIRLAALLVFAGLAGCGSLDALQSRLIFQPSSQQRPGQAEDSAELSEIWLNFRSTVAGAPVRLHGLWLPAADEAQASVALYLHGARWNVAGSAFRIRQLQAMGFSVLGIDYRGFGKSDPSLPSETYAYEDAEAAWRWLAERYPERRRFIYGHSLGGAIAIELASRVNDESGVMVEGTFTSIPDVFASLRFGWLPLDPLITQRFAAIDKVALIGSPLLVIHGSNDRVVPTELGQQLYAAARPPKRFILVDEGTHRNAQAKGMRAIGTNMAELFALDADAAQPLRPVLPVATRDD, encoded by the coding sequence ATGCGCGGCCAAATAAGAATGATCCGGCTGGCCGCCCTTCTTGTGTTCGCCGGCCTCGCCGGCTGCGGATCGCTCGACGCGCTGCAAAGCCGCCTGATTTTCCAGCCGAGCAGCCAGCAACGGCCGGGACAGGCTGAAGACAGTGCCGAACTTTCCGAAATTTGGCTGAATTTCCGGTCCACCGTGGCAGGCGCCCCGGTGCGCCTGCACGGACTCTGGCTACCCGCAGCCGATGAGGCGCAGGCGTCCGTCGCCCTCTACCTGCACGGTGCGCGTTGGAATGTCGCTGGTTCCGCATTCCGCATCCGCCAGTTGCAGGCGATGGGCTTCTCGGTGCTCGGCATCGATTACCGCGGCTTCGGCAAGAGCGATCCGTCGCTGCCCAGCGAAACCTACGCCTACGAAGATGCCGAAGCGGCCTGGCGCTGGCTGGCCGAACGCTATCCCGAGCGCCGGCGTTTCATCTATGGCCACTCGCTTGGCGGCGCCATCGCCATCGAACTGGCCAGCCGCGTCAATGACGAAAGCGGCGTCATGGTCGAAGGCACCTTCACCTCGATTCCCGATGTCTTCGCCAGCCTGCGTTTCGGCTGGCTGCCGCTCGACCCGCTGATTACCCAGCGCTTCGCCGCCATCGACAAGGTGGCCCTGATCGGCTCCCCCCTGCTCGTCATCCACGGCAGCAACGACCGCGTCGTCCCCACCGAACTCGGTCAGCAACTCTACGCCGCCGCCCGGCCACCCAAACGTTTCATACTGGTCGACGAAGGGACGCATCGCAACGCCCAAGCAAAGGGAATGCGCGCCATAGGCACAAACATGGCCGAACTTTTTGCGCTGGATGCCGATGCCGCCCAACCGCTCCGGCCGGTGCTCCCTGTTGCCACAAGAGATGACTAA